The Thermosipho melanesiensis BI429 sequence AAAAGTGCTATTGGTAACGGAACGTTAAAGGTTGTAAGAGATTTGGGATTAAAAACCCCATATGTTACCCCAATAAAATTAATAAGCGGTGAGATTGCAGAAGATCTTACATATTACTTTACAATTTCAGAACAAATTCCCAGTGCAATTGCACTGGGAGTTTTAGTTGACAAAAATGGTATTAAACGTGCTGGTGGAATAATAATACAGATTTTAGATCAATCTTTACCAAAAAAAGATATTACAGAAATTGAAAAAAAATTCAAAGAAATTACTCCAATAACAAATTTTTTGGAAAAGCATACCCCTATTGATGCTTTAAAACACATATTTGGCAAGAAAATTGAAAAAACAGAAACTCACGAAATAAACTTTAGATGTTCTTGTTCACATCAAAAAGCATTAGAATCTTTAAAATTACTTAAGGTTGACGAATTAAAAGAGATAATAATCAAAAACGAAATTGTTGAAGTTTCTTGTAAATGGTGTAGCACCACTTATAAAATAAAACCAGAAGAAGTTAAAAAAATTCTGGAGGAAAAAAATAAATGAGTATTTCAACAAAAGTAACTTATATTACAACAGTAATTTCGGCAATTATATTAGCAATAGTTTTGATATTTATATACTCAACAATACAAAATCTCATAATAAAATCCACAAAAGCAGACTTACTCGAATCTGCACGCCTTCCCATGATGAGACATATGAGAAAAGATATTTATCTTTTAAAAGATGGTATATTAATTTCCGATCCTTATGGTTTGGGAATTATGAATAAAAATGGTAAGATAAAAATCAACGATAGAGTTTATTTGTTTGTCAAACCATATCAAAATACAATAATTGCAAAAGATATTACATCAATTGAAAATTTCATTTTGAACATAAAGAAAAGATTTATCACATTATTTATCTTTTCAACACTTTTAATAAGTTTTTCAACTTATCTTATAACAAAAAACTCGATGAAACACCTCAAAAATTTCGTAATCAAACTCTCAAAGTTAAAAGGTACAGAACTTAACTATAGATTTGCAAAACCAAACACAAAGGACGAAGTCGACGAACTAGTTGAAAAATTCAACGAACTAATGGACAAAGTTGAAAAAAATTATAAATTACAGGAAGAATTTGTTTCAAATGTTTCACATGAATTAAAAACACCAATAGCAAACCTAATTGGCTACTCCAAAATGCTCCAAAGATGGGGCATGAAAGATAAGGAAATACTAAAAGAAAGTGTAGAAAATATCTTCAATACCGCATTGAACATGAAAGAGTTAGTAGAAAATATGATAATTATATCAAAAAGATACGATCTTGAAACCGAAAAAGTAAACCTAAAACCTTTTGTAGAAAAGATAGTCCCAAAAGAAGTAAAAATTTCTGGAAATGGTACAATTATTGCAAATAAAGATGCTTTGGAAATAGTCATTAAAAATCTTGTAAATAATGCACTCACACACGGAAAAGCTCCCGTTGAAGTATATTTGTATGAAAATAAAATAGAAATAAAAGATTCTGGAAATGGTATATCAGACGATTTAAAAAATAAAATATTTGAAAAATTTTCAAAATCAAGGAAATCAAAAGGCCATGGACTTGGACTGTATATTGTAAAAAAACTTTGTGATCAAATGGGACTTAATGTATATTTAAAAGATTGCAAGCATACAACATTTGTTATTGAAAGGGGTGAAAAACATGAAGACTGACATTGAAATTGCAAGGGAGGCTAAATTAAAAAGGATATCGGATATTGCAAAAGATATTGGAATAGAAGAAAAATATCTAGAACCATACGGGAAATACATTGCCAAGGTAGATCTAAAATTCCTAAAAACATTAAATAATAAAAAGGATGGAAAATTAATCTTAGTAACTGCTATAACTCCAACTCCTGCAGGCGAAGGAAAAACTACAACAAGTATTGGTCTTTCAATGGCTTTAAATAGATTGGGGAAAAAGTCGATAGTTACACTTAGAGAGCCTTCCTTAGGACCTGTTTTTGGGATAAAAGGTGGTGCAGCTGGCGGAGGATATTCACAAGTACTTCCAATGGAAAACATAAACTTACACTTTACCGGCGATATACATGCAATCTCATCAGCACATAACCTCATATCAGCGGTAATTGATTCCCACATAAAATTTGGAAATAACTTAAACATAAACCCTACAAAAGTATTTTGGAAGAGAACAATGGATATGAATGATAGAGCATTAAGGCAAATAATTGTTGGCTTAGGCGGAAATGCCAATGGACTTCCACGTGAAGATGGTTTTATAATAACAGCTGCATCAGAAATTATGGCAATACTCTGCCTTGCAAAAGATCTTAAAGATTTAAAAGAAAGACTTGGAAATATAGTTGTTGCAGAAAGTTTTGACAAAAAATTAGTTAGAGTCAAAGATTTAAAAATTGAAGGAGCTCTAACAGCCCTTCTAAAAGATGCTATCAATCCAAATATCGTTCAAACCATAGAAAATACCCCTGCATTTATACATGGTGGGCCATTTGCAAACATTGCACATGGAACAAATAGCATAATCGCAACTAAATTAGCATTAAAATTAACAGATTATGTTGTAACCGAAGCAGGTTTTGCAGCAGATCTTGGAGCAGAAAAATTCTTAGACTTTGTAACACAAGTAGGAAATTTCGATGTAAATGCTGTTGTATTAGTTGCAACAATAAAAGCGTTAAAATACCACGGTGGAATAAAAAAAGACGAATTAAACAAAGAAAATGTAGATGCAATGTTGAAAGGAATGGAAAATTTAAAGACACATATTGAAAATTTAAAACTTTACAATGTACCAGTAGTAGTAGCCTTAAACGTATTTGCATCCGACACTACTAATGAACTAAAAGCCTTCTCCGAGCATTGTAATGCACCTCATGCCCTAGTAAGAGCTTTTGAAAAAGGAAGTAAAGGCACAATAGAACTTGCAAATACAGTATTAGAAAATATATCAGATTCAAAACATATTCCTATATTAAATCCTGAAATGTCTATCGAAGAAAAGATAGAAACACTTGCTACAAAAGTATACAGGGCAAGAAAGGTAATTTACACAGATACTGCAAAAAGTAAGTTGAAATTTTTAAAACGTCACGGTTTTGAGACACTTCCTGTAATAGTAGCAAAAACCCAATCAAGTATATCGGATGATCCAAAAAAACTAAATGCACCAAGAGATTACAATTTTACTATCAGAGACTTTGAACTTTCCGCAGGTGCAGGATTTGTTGTTGCTCTGGCAGGTGAAATAATGCGAATGCCTGGACTTTCAAAAATTCCAAATGCGGTGAACATAGATGTTGACGAAGATGGAAATATAGTTGGTTTATCTTAAGCTGGTCGTTAGACCAGCCTTTTTTTAGTATAAATTAGTAAAAAAAAGAAATTACAAATATTTTGCCTAAAACATGATTTATGTTAGGATTTTCACAAAATATCGAAGTTGAAAAAACAATTATTTTAAGCAATAATTTAGGTGTACTACAACACAATAGGGAGGTTTAAAAAATGAAATTAAGCGAATTAGGCAGGTTAGAAGCACCAGGTCCACTCTATAAAATGGCACAACATCAATTTTTAAAAGCAGCAAAACTTATGGATTTAGATCCAAACATTGGAAATTTCCTTCTCTGGCCACAAAGATCACTAGTAGTACATTTCCCAGTGGTAATGGATGACGGAAGAGTAGAAATATTTGAAGGATATAGAGTTCAACACAATACGGCAAGAGGTCCCGCAAAAGGTGGTATAAGGTATCACCCTGAAACAAACCTTGATGAAGTATCCTCACTTGCATTCTGGATGACATGGAAGTGCGCTGTTGTTAACCTTCCATATGGTGGGGGAAAAGGTGGTGTTAGGGTTGATCCATCAAAACTTTCCGAAAAAGAACTTGAAAAGCTTAGTAGAAGATTCTTCTCAGAGATTCAAATGTTGGTTGGTCCAACAAAGG is a genomic window containing:
- a CDS encoding formate--tetrahydrofolate ligase, coding for MKTDIEIAREAKLKRISDIAKDIGIEEKYLEPYGKYIAKVDLKFLKTLNNKKDGKLILVTAITPTPAGEGKTTTSIGLSMALNRLGKKSIVTLREPSLGPVFGIKGGAAGGGYSQVLPMENINLHFTGDIHAISSAHNLISAVIDSHIKFGNNLNINPTKVFWKRTMDMNDRALRQIIVGLGGNANGLPREDGFIITAASEIMAILCLAKDLKDLKERLGNIVVAESFDKKLVRVKDLKIEGALTALLKDAINPNIVQTIENTPAFIHGGPFANIAHGTNSIIATKLALKLTDYVVTEAGFAADLGAEKFLDFVTQVGNFDVNAVVLVATIKALKYHGGIKKDELNKENVDAMLKGMENLKTHIENLKLYNVPVVVALNVFASDTTNELKAFSEHCNAPHALVRAFEKGSKGTIELANTVLENISDSKHIPILNPEMSIEEKIETLATKVYRARKVIYTDTAKSKLKFLKRHGFETLPVIVAKTQSSISDDPKKLNAPRDYNFTIRDFELSAGAGFVVALAGEIMRMPGLSKIPNAVNIDVDEDGNIVGLS
- a CDS encoding HAMP domain-containing sensor histidine kinase, whose translation is MSISTKVTYITTVISAIILAIVLIFIYSTIQNLIIKSTKADLLESARLPMMRHMRKDIYLLKDGILISDPYGLGIMNKNGKIKINDRVYLFVKPYQNTIIAKDITSIENFILNIKKRFITLFIFSTLLISFSTYLITKNSMKHLKNFVIKLSKLKGTELNYRFAKPNTKDEVDELVEKFNELMDKVEKNYKLQEEFVSNVSHELKTPIANLIGYSKMLQRWGMKDKEILKESVENIFNTALNMKELVENMIIISKRYDLETEKVNLKPFVEKIVPKEVKISGNGTIIANKDALEIVIKNLVNNALTHGKAPVEVYLYENKIEIKDSGNGISDDLKNKIFEKFSKSRKSKGHGLGLYIVKKLCDQMGLNVYLKDCKHTTFVIERGEKHED
- the hslO gene encoding Hsp33 family molecular chaperone HslO, with the protein product MIILVINGIAYKALVRFSVIDSTDLVKTATKKHNLSPITSVALGRLLTGIALMVPWLSKNDTLTYIIEGSNKIKYIAAQSKNNGNVRGYILPKIVDTITNEKGKFDLKSAIGNGTLKVVRDLGLKTPYVTPIKLISGEIAEDLTYYFTISEQIPSAIALGVLVDKNGIKRAGGIIIQILDQSLPKKDITEIEKKFKEITPITNFLEKHTPIDALKHIFGKKIEKTETHEINFRCSCSHQKALESLKLLKVDELKEIIIKNEIVEVSCKWCSTTYKIKPEEVKKILEEKNK